A region of the Arthrobacter sp. FW306-07-I genome:
GCCTTCCGGAAGGTCATCATGCCCTTGGCGGCACCGGCTATCTTCACCACGGCAATCCTGGCCTTCATTTCCTCGTGGAACGAGTTCCTGATCGCCAGCCAGCTGTCCAGTGACGCAACCCAACCGGTGACGGTGGCTATCGCCAACTTCGCCGGCGCCCAGCCCAACCAGATCCCCTACACGGCCATCATGGCCGCAGGCACCATCGTCACCATCCCGCTGGTGATCCTGGTGCTGGTCTTCCAGCGCAAGATTGTCGCCGGCCTCACGGCAGGTGCAGTCAAGTGACGGACAACGGTTCCCGCCCCCGCACTCCGGGGGCGGGAAACCGCAGCCGGCTGGTCCGATCGGGCGAGGACTTCGACATCATCATCGGCTTCCTCGCGTTCTGGGCACTGGTCCTGCTGGTGGTCACCGTGTGGATGGAAGTTACCGCCCAACCGGCCCTTGGCTGGGCGCTGGGCCTGCTGGCAACACTGCTGGCGCTGTATGGCATGGTGCGGCTGCGCAGGAAGCTGCCGGCCCGCAGGTAGGCGTTGACGCGCGCATCCGCCTTCGCGGCAACTGCGTGGATTTGCGCTGTCTAAGTTTTCATTCCCTGGCCGCGCAATGGAAAAATACAGGGCCAGGGTACACGCAGGGCCGGCTGGCTCTACGCCGAAAAGGAGTTACAGAGGGGACACGGTGGCACGGACAACGGAAAGGTCCCAGCGGGGCGGCCATAACGGCGTCAGCATCGAGGACGTTGCGGCGGCCGCCGGAGTCTCCACAGCCACCGTCTCCCGCGCAGTCCGTGGACTGCCGCGGGTTTCGCCCGCCACCCGGGAAAAGATCCTGGAAGTGGCCGGGAATCTCGGCTACGTGGCATCCTCCTCAGCCTCGGGGCTGGCCACCGGACGGACCAAGACCATCGGCGTCCTGGCTCCGTTCGTGAGCCGCTGGTTCTTTTCCAAAGCCATCGAGGGTGCTGACCGCGAACTGCATGCCCGCCACTACAACCTTTCGCTGTTCAACCTCGGCGGCCACGGCAGCAACCGGGAGCGGCTGTTCAGCAAGACCATGGTCTACAAGCAGATTGACGCCCTGCTGGTCCTTTGTATGGCGCTCACCCATGAAGAGATCGAGCACTTGCAGAAGATCGATATCCCGCTGGTTGTGGTGGGAGGGCATGTGGAGGAATGCCCCTACATTGGCATCGATGACTACGCCGCTGCCTCCACCGCCGTCCGGCACCTTATCGACCTGGGGCACCGGGACATCGCCCTGCTGCATGGCGACGACGAGACCGACCTGAATTTCGACGTCCCCCGGGTCCGCATCCTGGCGTTCAAGGACGTCATGGCGGCGGCCGGCCTGCCGACGCGGCCGGAATGGGACGAATGGGGAGACTTCACCGTCCGCAGCGGCCAGGAGGCCTTCCGCCGGTTGTGGTCCCGGCCCGGGCAGAAGCCCACGGCGATCTTCTGCGCTTCGGACGAGATGGCCATGGGAGTGATCTTCGAAGCCAACCACGCCGGCGTCAGTGTTCCGGGCGACCTGTCAGTGGTGGGTATCGACAACCACGACTTCGCAGAAGCCATGGGCCTCACCACCGTGGGCCAACGGCCGGACGAGCAGGCCGAACTGGCCACCAAGATGCTGCTCGACGAACTGGATGGCCAGGCAGGAGCTGTCCGCTCCGCGGTGGCACCCCATGAACTGATTGTCCGGCGCACCACGGCGCCGCCGCAAAACCTCTAACAGCCCACGACCTGTACGGGCACTGCACCTCTAACAGCCAGGGAACCGTTATGAGGCGCGGGCCAGCTGCCGGATGGGGATCCAGCGCGAGGCAAGCCGCCGGTAGGCCGCTGCAGCGCCGGTCATGTCACCCTCCGCCAGGCACTCGATGCCCAGCCTGATATCCATCGGCGACTCGTCCGGGTAGACCTTGTCCGCCACTGCGCCGTAGTCCAGCTCCACCATGGAGTTCACGTGGAACAGCTCAAGCCATTCCGTCAGTTGGGCCAGGTCGTCAAGCATGTCCAGGTCCGGGGCGGCGAGGGCCAGGTTGGCCACGGCATAGCGGGCCCGTTCCAGGGCTTCGGTGATGGGCGTCCAAACCCGAACGGTGAGGATCCGCCCGCCGGCTTCCACCACATCCTTGCGGTCGGATTCGGCGAACAGTGAGAACCAGCTGAACGGGATGCCCCACGTTGACGCCCGCGTGTGCACCCGGACGGAACCGTCCCTGGCCTTCACCAGGTCGATCCGCTCCTGGTGCCGGTCCCGCTGTTCCTCCGGGATCAGCAGCTCGGCCAACGGACCGTGGATGCCTTCCATCAGGGCATTGGCTGCCAGGCCAGCGCGCAGGACCAACTGGCTGGGACAGTACAGCAGGACGGGCTCGGAGTCGGCGTCAGCGCCGTCGTCGGCCGTTCCGCCTTCCGGTGACGGCGCCGTGGTGACGCGGACCAGGTCGGTGCGTCCGGTGGGGAAGGGGTCCCCGCCGGAGCGGGTGATGCGTCCCAGCGAAGCCAGCAGTTCAGCGTTTTCGACGGCGGCGCGCGAGACTGCCTGCGCCCCGGCTGCCTCGATGGCCGGGCGTTGTTCCTCCGGAAAGGCTTCCACGGGTTCGTAGACGCGCAGGGTGGAGGAGAAAGGCAGGCCGGCCTGGCCCCGGTAGAGGTTTCCCGTCATTGCGGTCTCCTTGCATGGGTCCAGGCCACGGTCATCAGTCCGCCAGTTCCACCAGCACGGGCGCGTGGTCGGAAGCGCCCTTGCCCTTGCGTTCCTCGCGGTCGATTGCGGCGCCGGTGACGCGGGCTGCCAGGGCGGGGGAGGCCAGGACGAAGTCGATCCGCATGCCCTCCTTTTTGGGGAACCGGAGTTGGGTGTAGTCCCAGTAGGTGTAGACGCCGGGGCCGGGGGTATAGGGCCGCACCACGTCCGTGTAGCCGGCGGTTTCGAATGCGTGGAACGCCTCCCGCTCGGGCGGGCTGACGTGGGTGGACCGGTTGTTGATAAACAGGTCGATGTCCCATACGTCCTCGTCGAAGGGTGCGATGTTCCAGTCGCCCATCAGGGCCACCTGAGCCTGGGGATCGTCCGTGATCAGGGCCTGGGCGTGGGTCTTGAGGCTTTCCAGCCACTTCAGCTTGTACGGCATGTGCTCATCGTCCAGGGATCGGCCGTTGGGGACGTAAAGGCTCCAGACGCGGATGCCGCCGCACGTGGCCGCCATGGCCCGGGCTTCCTGCACGGGATCCTTGCCGGCCTTGCCGAACGACGGTTGGTCCAGGAATGTCCGCTCCACGTCCTCGAGCCCCACCCGGGAGGCGATGGCCACGCCGTTCCACTGGTTGACGCCGAAGTGGGCCACCTCGTAACCCATTCGCTCAAAGAGTTCCCAGGGGAAGTTGTCGTCCTTGCACTTGGTCTCCTGGATGGCCAGGACGTCGCAGTCGCTGCGCTGCAGCCACGCTTCGACGCGGTCGGCGCGGGCACGGAGCGAGTTCACATTCCAGGTAGCTATCTTCACGGTTCCTAACTTACCTTGGCAGCTGCACGCGGGGTAAAGCCTTCGCCGGCCCCGCCCCATGGTGCCCGTACGGTTGGTTACGGACCGGAAGGGGCGGGTATATTCGCCAACAGAATGACTTGGATCACTCATCCGGCCACCATGCGAAGGAGCACCCAGCCCATGACGGCAGCCACGGGGAATACAACGGACAGCACGGCAGGCAACGGGGGAGCGGACGTACTTTTTGAACGGCGCGGCAGGCTGGGGGTGGCAATCCTCAACCGGCCCCGGGCGGTCAACGCGCTCACCGCGGAAATGGTGGACCTGCTGCTGCGCCAACTCACCACCTGGGCAGGGGACGACGGCGTGGCCACCGTCCTGGTGCAGGGCGCCGGGGAGCGGGGCCTGTGCGCGGGCGGAGACATCGTGGCCATCTACCAGGACATGCTGCAAGGTGGAAACGCGACGGCGGGTTTCTGGCAAACCGAGTACCGCCTGAACTCCCTGATCTCCAGGTACCCCAAGCCATACGTTGCGCTGATGGACGGCCTGGTCCTCGGCGGCGGGGTTGGTGTCTCGGCGCACGGGAACGTCCGGGTCGTCACGGAGCGGACCAGGATGGGGATGCCGGAAACCACCATCGGGTTTGCCCCCGACGTCGGCGGGACCTTCCTGCTCTCCCACGCACCGGGAGAAACGGGAACCCACGCGGCCCTCACAGGCGCACACCTGGGCGCCGGAGATGCCCTGTTCCTGGGCCTTGCAGACCACTACGTTCCGTCATCCTCGGTGCCCAGCCTGATGGCGGCGCTGGAAACCGAAAGCCCGGAAGACGCCGTCGCACGTTACGCCGGGCAACCCCCTGCCTCGGTGCTTGCCGGCCAGCGGGAATGGATTGATGCCTGTTACGACTCGGACGATGCCGGGGACATTGTCGCCCGTCTCCGCGCGTGGACCGGGCCCGGGCAGGACGATGCCACGGCGGCTGCAGACACCATCGAGGCCAAATCGCCGACGTCGGTCAAGGTCACCCTGGCGTCCCTGCGCCGCGCTTCAAGCCTGACCCTCGATGAAGTGCTGGCCCAGGAGTACCGGGTAGGAATCCGCTTTCTGGGAGGACCAGATTTCCGTGAGGGAATCCGGGCCCAGGTGGTGGACAAGGACCGGAACCCGCAGTGGAAACCGGCCACCCTCGCCGAGGTGCTTCCGCAGGATGTGGACCGGTTCTTCCAGCCGCTGGACGGTGGGGAACTGGACCTGCAGGTGAAGGCGACGGACCATGCCTGACACACGCCGCGTTGCTTTCCTGGGGCTGGGGCACATGGGGAACCCGATGGCCATAAACCTGATCAGGGCCGGTTACCGGTTGACCGGCTTTGATGTGGTGCCGGCGGCACTGGAAGCGGCGCAGGCCCAGGGCGTTCCAGTGGCAGGATCGACCATTGACGCCTTGGCTGGCGCCGATGTGGTCCTGACAATGTTTCCCAGCGGCAGACACGTCCTGGACGCTTACCGGGGCGCCAGTGGGGGACCTGGCCTGCTGGCAGCAGCACAGCCGGGAACCATGTTCCTGGATTGCTCCACCATCAACGTGGATGAGGCCCGCGAAGCTGCCCGCCTGGCTATCGAAGCAGGCCACCGATCCGTCGACGCCCCCGTTTCCGGCGGTGTGGTGGGGGCCGAGGCCGGCACCCTGACCTTCATGGCCGGCGGAGACGACGCGGACTTCGAGGCCGTGCGGCCCCTGCTGGAGGTCATGGGCAAGCGGGTGGTGCACTGCGGCGGACACGGCGCCGGCCAAGCCGCCAAAATCTGCAACAACCTGATCCTGGGCGTCTCCATGATCGCGGTCAGTGAGGCCTTCGTCCTCGGCGAGAAGCTGGGCCTGACCCATCAGGCGCTGTTCGACGTCGCTTCCGCCGCGTCCGGCCAGTGCTGGGCGCTGACCACCAACTGCCCGGTGCCGGGACCGGTCCCCGCCAGCCCTGCCAACCGGGACTACCAGCCGGGCTTTGCTTCAGCACTGATGGCCAAGGACCTAAACCTCGCGGTCAACGCCCTTAACGGCACGGGGGTGGCGGGGGAAATGGGGGCGCTCGCCGCCCATATCTACGATAGGTTTGCCGCGGAGGGCGGCGCAGGCCGTGACTTTTCCGCCATCATCACCGAGATCCGCCGGGCATCCGGCAAGCCTGCCCGGGACGCGGTAGCCGGGGAGCATTCCCCCGGGGAGTCGCCCGGCAGGCACAGTACAACAGCACACGACGACGGGAGTCCCGAATGACGGAGTACGCCAACATCCTGGTGGAGCAGCAAGGCAGGGTAGGGCTGGTGACGCTCAACAGGCCCTCCGCGCTGAACGCGCTGAACAAAGCCACCATGGAAGAGTTGGTGGCAGCCGTCACCGCCATGGACTCCGATCCGGGCGTGGGGGCGGTAGTGATCACGGGCTCGGGCAAGGCCTTCGCCGCGGGAGCCGACATCAAGGAGATGGCGGACCAGAGCTACATGGACATGTACCTGGCTGACTGGTTCCGGGGCTGGGAGGACTTCGCCCGGCTGCGGATTCCCACCATCGCCGCAGTGTCGGGCTTTGCCCTGGGCGGCGGCTGCGAACTGGCCATGATGTGCGACCTCATCATTGCCGGCGACAATGCGAAATTCGGGCAGCCCGAAATCAACCTGGGCGTCCTCCCGGGCATGGGCGGGTCCCAGCGGCTCACCCGGGCTGTGGGCAAGGCCAAGGCCATGGACATGATCCTCACCGGCAGGTTCATAGACGCCGAGGAAGCGGACCGGTGCGGGCTGGTGTCGCGCGTGGTTCCGGCGGCGGACGTGGTGTCCGAGGCACTCACGGTGGCCGGGGTGATAGCCGGCAAATCCAAGCCAGCGGCGATGGCAGCCGTGGAAGCCGTCAATGCGGCCTTCGAAACCGGCCTGGCCCAAGGAGTCCAGTTCGAACGGCGGCTCTTCCATTCCCTGTTCGCCACCGAGGACCAAAAGGAAGGCATGGCGGCGTTCACCGAGAAGCGCCAGCCCGAGTTCAAGCACCGGTAGTGTGGACAACCATGACCGGTGCAGCCAGCCCCACGGAGGGGCTTACGGGACTCGTGGGCTTTGCGGCGAGGGCCATTGATACCCTGGGCGAGTGGGGCGTTGGCGCCTTTACGCTCGCCGAGACTGTGGTGCCGCCGATCCCCAGCGAGGTGATACTCCCGTTGGCGGGCTACCTCGCCAAGCAGGGCTCCCTGAACCTCTTCCTCGTCTTCGCCACCAGCACCCTTGGTGCGTACCTGGGGGCATTATTGCTCTACTGGCTGGGCGCCAAACTGGGTTTGGACAGATCCATCCGATGGTTGTCCAAGCTGCCGCTGGTGGACCGGGAGGACTTTGAGCACGCGGCGGGCTGGTTCCGCCGCCACGGCAGGTCCTCCATCTTCTTCGGCCGCCTGCTGCCCGGGGTACGCAGCCTCATTTCCCTGCCGGCGGGAGCGGCAGCCATGCCCGTGGGAACCTTCAGCCTCTTCACCCTCGCCGGCAGCGGCCTCTGGAACGGCGCCCTCATCGGCCTGGGCTACCTTTTGGGCACTCAGTACAGGCTCATCGAGGAGTACTCGCACTACCTCAACTACGCCGTCTACGCCGCGCTGGCCGTTGCCGTGGTCCTGCTCGTCGTCCGGCGGACCAAACGCGCCAAGGCCAGGCGCTGACAACTGGCGTCTGAAAGGTTGTCAGCGACTGGGGCCTCTCGGTACCATCGCACTGGTAAGCATACTTAGTGTTGATGGCCGTGTCTGCGGGGGCACGGAACGGAGTCGGGATGCGGGTCAAAAAGGCAGTTGTGGTCATCACCGGAGCCTCAAGCGGCATCGGCCGTGCAACGGCGCTGGCCTTCGCGGACAAGGGTGCCCGGCTGGTCCTCGCCGCACGAAGCGCCGCTGCCCTGGAAAGCCTGGCTCATGAGGTGAGGAGGCGGGGAGGCAAGGCCATTGCCGTCCCGACGGATGTCACGGACGCCGCAAGCGTTGAAGCACTTGCGGACCGGGCCGTGAAGGAGTTTGGGCGGCTGGACATCTGGGTGAACAACGCCGCCGTCGGAGTTTTTGGCCGCCTCACCGATATTCCTCTTGCAGACATCAGGCGCGTGCTGGACGTCAACATCGGGGGCTACATCCATGGTGCCCGCGCCGCGCTGCCCCGGCTTCGTGCACAGGGATCAGGGGTGCTGATCAACGTCGCATCCATCGTGGGCGAGAAATCCCAGCCCTACACGGCCGCGTACTCCATGTCCAAAGCTGCGGTGCGGGCCCTGAGCGTCAGCATCCGGTCCGAACTGCGGCTGGACGGAGTGCGGAAAGTGAAGGTCTGCACGGTGCTGCCCGCGGCCATCGACACGCCCTTCTTCCAACATGCGGCAAACTACACCGGACGGAAAGTGGTAGCGATGCCGCCGGTCTACACCCCGGAACGCGTGGCAGGAACCATCGTCAGCCTGGCCGCCAAGCCCCGGCGCGAGGCAGTGGTGGGCCCCGCCGGACGGCTGATGGTCCTTCAGCACAAGCTCACGCCGGCCAAGGTGGAAGCCGCCATGGCCGCGCAGGTGGATAAGACCCACTTGTCACGGAAGAAGCCGGCAGCTGCCACGACGGGAACCCTCTACGAGCCGTCAGGCCACAGCCGCAAGGCTTCAGTCAGCGGCGGCTGGCAGGGGAGGCGGCGGACGGCGCGGCGCAGGATGGTGGCCGCAGGCACGGTGGCGGGGGCCGTCGTCGTGCTTTGGAGCCGGAGGCAGCTGACGCACCCCGCAGCCTGAACCCTGCAATGGCCGGCAGGCGCCAGCGGAGTCACCTGGCGTGCCGGTCCC
Encoded here:
- a CDS encoding SDR family oxidoreductase — encoded protein: MRVKKAVVVITGASSGIGRATALAFADKGARLVLAARSAAALESLAHEVRRRGGKAIAVPTDVTDAASVEALADRAVKEFGRLDIWVNNAAVGVFGRLTDIPLADIRRVLDVNIGGYIHGARAALPRLRAQGSGVLINVASIVGEKSQPYTAAYSMSKAAVRALSVSIRSELRLDGVRKVKVCTVLPAAIDTPFFQHAANYTGRKVVAMPPVYTPERVAGTIVSLAAKPRREAVVGPAGRLMVLQHKLTPAKVEAAMAAQVDKTHLSRKKPAAATTGTLYEPSGHSRKASVSGGWQGRRRTARRRMVAAGTVAGAVVVLWSRRQLTHPAA
- a CDS encoding enoyl-CoA hydratase/isomerase family protein; the protein is MTAATGNTTDSTAGNGGADVLFERRGRLGVAILNRPRAVNALTAEMVDLLLRQLTTWAGDDGVATVLVQGAGERGLCAGGDIVAIYQDMLQGGNATAGFWQTEYRLNSLISRYPKPYVALMDGLVLGGGVGVSAHGNVRVVTERTRMGMPETTIGFAPDVGGTFLLSHAPGETGTHAALTGAHLGAGDALFLGLADHYVPSSSVPSLMAALETESPEDAVARYAGQPPASVLAGQREWIDACYDSDDAGDIVARLRAWTGPGQDDATAAADTIEAKSPTSVKVTLASLRRASSLTLDEVLAQEYRVGIRFLGGPDFREGIRAQVVDKDRNPQWKPATLAEVLPQDVDRFFQPLDGGELDLQVKATDHA
- the mmsB gene encoding 3-hydroxyisobutyrate dehydrogenase, which gives rise to MPDTRRVAFLGLGHMGNPMAINLIRAGYRLTGFDVVPAALEAAQAQGVPVAGSTIDALAGADVVLTMFPSGRHVLDAYRGASGGPGLLAAAQPGTMFLDCSTINVDEAREAARLAIEAGHRSVDAPVSGGVVGAEAGTLTFMAGGDDADFEAVRPLLEVMGKRVVHCGGHGAGQAAKICNNLILGVSMIAVSEAFVLGEKLGLTHQALFDVASAASGQCWALTTNCPVPGPVPASPANRDYQPGFASALMAKDLNLAVNALNGTGVAGEMGALAAHIYDRFAAEGGAGRDFSAIITEIRRASGKPARDAVAGEHSPGESPGRHSTTAHDDGSPE
- a CDS encoding DedA family protein; translation: MTGAASPTEGLTGLVGFAARAIDTLGEWGVGAFTLAETVVPPIPSEVILPLAGYLAKQGSLNLFLVFATSTLGAYLGALLLYWLGAKLGLDRSIRWLSKLPLVDREDFEHAAGWFRRHGRSSIFFGRLLPGVRSLISLPAGAAAMPVGTFSLFTLAGSGLWNGALIGLGYLLGTQYRLIEEYSHYLNYAVYAALAVAVVLLVVRRTKRAKARR
- a CDS encoding exodeoxyribonuclease III, producing the protein MKIATWNVNSLRARADRVEAWLQRSDCDVLAIQETKCKDDNFPWELFERMGYEVAHFGVNQWNGVAIASRVGLEDVERTFLDQPSFGKAGKDPVQEARAMAATCGGIRVWSLYVPNGRSLDDEHMPYKLKWLESLKTHAQALITDDPQAQVALMGDWNIAPFDEDVWDIDLFINNRSTHVSPPEREAFHAFETAGYTDVVRPYTPGPGVYTYWDYTQLRFPKKEGMRIDFVLASPALAARVTGAAIDREERKGKGASDHAPVLVELAD
- a CDS encoding enoyl-CoA hydratase, translating into MTEYANILVEQQGRVGLVTLNRPSALNALNKATMEELVAAVTAMDSDPGVGAVVITGSGKAFAAGADIKEMADQSYMDMYLADWFRGWEDFARLRIPTIAAVSGFALGGGCELAMMCDLIIAGDNAKFGQPEINLGVLPGMGGSQRLTRAVGKAKAMDMILTGRFIDAEEADRCGLVSRVVPAADVVSEALTVAGVIAGKSKPAAMAAVEAVNAAFETGLAQGVQFERRLFHSLFATEDQKEGMAAFTEKRQPEFKHR
- a CDS encoding LacI family DNA-binding transcriptional regulator, with the translated sequence MARTTERSQRGGHNGVSIEDVAAAAGVSTATVSRAVRGLPRVSPATREKILEVAGNLGYVASSSASGLATGRTKTIGVLAPFVSRWFFSKAIEGADRELHARHYNLSLFNLGGHGSNRERLFSKTMVYKQIDALLVLCMALTHEEIEHLQKIDIPLVVVGGHVEECPYIGIDDYAAASTAVRHLIDLGHRDIALLHGDDETDLNFDVPRVRILAFKDVMAAAGLPTRPEWDEWGDFTVRSGQEAFRRLWSRPGQKPTAIFCASDEMAMGVIFEANHAGVSVPGDLSVVGIDNHDFAEAMGLTTVGQRPDEQAELATKMLLDELDGQAGAVRSAVAPHELIVRRTTAPPQNL